From Corvus moneduloides isolate bCorMon1 chromosome 4, bCorMon1.pri, whole genome shotgun sequence, one genomic window encodes:
- the CDKN1B gene encoding cyclin-dependent kinase inhibitor 1B, whose amino-acid sequence MSNVRISNGSPTLERMEARQSEYPKPSACRNLFGPVNHEELSREFKKHLQEMEEAYQRKWNFDFQNHRPLEGRYEWQAVEKGSSPDFYFRPPRLRKAVCKSAGRQSLDVNGNCQTVVFVGSQGISEDTHCVAQKTDVSENQTDLAEQCTGQRKRPAADDSSPQNKRANTTEEEVSEDSPSASSVEQTPKKSSPGRHQT is encoded by the exons ATGTCAAACGTCCGCATTTCTAATGGGAGCCCTACCCTGGAGCGCATGGAGGCCAGGCAGTCGGAGTACCCGAAGCCGTCAGCGTGCAGGAACCTCTTCGGGCCGGTGAACCACGAAGAGCTCAGCAGGGAGTTCAAGAAACACCTGCAGGAGATGGAGGAGGCGTACCAGAGGAAGTGGAATTTCGATTTCCAGAATCACAGGCCGCTGGAAGGCAGGTACGAGTGGCAAGCCGTGGAGAAGGGAAGCTCGCCCGACTTCTACTTCAGACCCCCCCGGCTACGGAAAGCCGTCTGCAAGTCCGCCGGCCGCCAGAGCTTGGATGTAAACGGGAATTGCCAAACCGTGGTTTTTGTCGGTTCTCAGGGAATCTCAGAGGACACTCACTGTGTAGCTCAAAAGACTGATGTTTCAGAAAATCAGACGGACTTAGCAGAGCAGTGCACTGGCCAGAGGAAAAGACCCGCGGCCGATG ATTCCTCTCCTCAAAATAAAAGAGCCAACACAACAGAAGAAGAGGTTTCAGAAGACTCCCCCAGTGCCAGTTCAGTGGAGCAAACACCCAAGAAATCAAGCCCGGGAAGACATCAAACGTAA